The Pedobacter mucosus genome window below encodes:
- the hisF gene encoding imidazole glycerol phosphate synthase subunit HisF, protein MAVPPLGGGGGLSKRIIPCLDVKDGRTVKGVNFVDLRDAGDPVELAAQYAQQGADELVFLDITATHERRKTMIEMVKAVARQLNIPFTIGGGITEIADAEALLNAGADKISINSAAVRNPKLIEDLAKTFGVQFVVLAVDTKFVNGKNMVHLNGGRLITELETENWIKRAEELGAGEILLTSMDHDGTKTGFDCELLTTINQMINIPIIASGGAGNMQHFTDVFQKANVDAALAASVFHYGEILIPDLKQELKRNNIPVRI, encoded by the coding sequence ATCGCAGTTCCCCCTTTAGGGGGCGGAGGGGGTTTATCTAAAAGAATAATTCCCTGTCTTGATGTTAAAGACGGTCGCACAGTAAAAGGTGTAAACTTTGTTGATTTACGGGATGCCGGAGACCCTGTGGAACTTGCGGCGCAATATGCCCAGCAAGGTGCAGACGAATTGGTTTTTCTGGACATTACCGCAACTCACGAACGTCGTAAAACGATGATTGAAATGGTTAAAGCTGTTGCTCGTCAGCTAAATATTCCATTTACCATTGGTGGCGGTATAACAGAAATTGCCGATGCGGAAGCTTTACTAAACGCTGGAGCAGATAAAATCAGCATCAATTCTGCTGCAGTTCGTAATCCAAAACTTATAGAAGATTTAGCAAAAACTTTTGGTGTTCAATTCGTCGTGTTAGCAGTAGATACGAAATTTGTAAACGGTAAAAATATGGTTCACTTAAACGGTGGAAGATTAATTACCGAATTAGAAACCGAAAATTGGATTAAACGAGCTGAAGAATTAGGTGCAGGAGAAATATTATTAACCTCGATGGACCATGACGGAACTAAAACCGGATTTGATTGTGAGTTACTTACTACAATAAATCAAATGATTAATATCCCAATTATTGCATCTGGTGGTGCAGGAAACATGCAACATTTTACAGATGTTTTCCAGAAAGCAAATGTAGATGCCGCACTTGCCGCGTCGGTGTTTCACTATGGTGAGATCTTAATACCTGATCTTAAACAAGAATTAAAAAGAAATAATATTCCAGTACGGATTTAG